The Monodelphis domestica isolate mMonDom1 chromosome 7, mMonDom1.pri, whole genome shotgun sequence genome window below encodes:
- the LOC107649669 gene encoding cathelicidin antimicrobial peptide-like gives MEHLRKVLLMASVATILPAQVLSQSSLSYEKTLSVAIHFYNQVHGIENVFKKPQDQRLKLLSFAMKEMVCPRTGELPLDQCDFKRDGLVKKCQGSISNEQDIPSIILTCDPVAPVTPAPPGFTTSSKKKGKKKLPYTVIFGRTDFP, from the exons ATGGAGCACCTCAGGAAGGTGCTTCTGATGGCCAGTGTGGCCACTATCCTTCCTGCCCAAGTTTTGTCTCAGTCCTCTCTAAGCTATGAGAAGACCCTCTCTGTCGCCATTCACTTCTACAACCAGGTACATGGAATAGAGAATGTATTCAAG AAACCCCAAGATCAAAGGCTGAAGCTTCTGAGCTTTGCCATGAAGGAGATGGTGTGCCCAAGGACTGGGGAGCTCCCCTTGGATCAGTGTGACTTCAAAAGAGATGGG CTGGTGAAAAAATGCCAAGGCTCTATATCAAATGAACAAGACATTCCTAGCATCATCCTCACCTGTGACCCAGTGGCCCCAGTGACCCCAGCG CCCCCTGGCTTCACAACAAGttccaaaaagaaagggaaaaagaaattaccTTATACTGTCATTTTTGGACGTACAGATTTTCCATAA